TCTTCCCAAATTGCTGGTACACATATGCAACTCTGTTTCTGTCCCTTGGTGTCGAGGACATTCAGTTTGACTTTCTGTAGAAGAAGGGAGATATACCAAAGTCGATTGATTTCATTTGTTCTTGATATTGTTGCTTTTTACAATGGTTTCGTCTCAGGTTAGCAGGGAAAGTGGCAATTATAACAGGAGGGGCAAGCGGCATTGGCGCAAGCACAGCATGCCTTTTCCACGAGAACGGTGCCAAGGTGGTCATCGCTGATATCCAGGATAACAAAGGAGAAGCCCTTGCCAAAAAGCTGGGCGAAAGTGCTTGCTACATTCACTGTGATGTGACGAACGAAGATGATATCCGCAACCTTACGGACACCGCCATCAGCAAGCACGGCAAACTCGACATAATGCATAACAATGCAGGCATCCTGGACCGTACCTTGAGCACCATTTTGGATATCACAAAGTCAGAAATAGACCAAGTTATTGGGGTAAACCTTGTGGGTGCTCTCCTAGGAGCCAAACATGCAGCCAGGGTGATGTCGCCTCAGCGCAAAGGATGCATACTTTTTACTGCTAGTGCTTGTACTGCGATCGCGGGGCTGCCATCAGGCAATGCCTATGCAGTGTCGAAACATGGAGTTTTGGGACTGACTAAGAACTTAGCAGCAGAGCTTGGGCATTATGGGATAAGAGTGAACTGTATATCGCCATATGGAGTTGCCACTCCAATGATTGCACCAAATGAAACAGAGATGAGAAACATGGAACAATCGCTAACAGCAATGGGAAATCTGAAAGGGGAAATTCTGAAGCCAGAGGGATTGGCTTATGCAGCGTTATACCTGGCTAGTGATGAAGCGAATTATGTGAGTGGGGTCAACCTTGTTTTGGATGGAGGTTTCAGCATTGTCAATCCTACCATTATGAAGGCTTTTAAccttattcattaaatttttctttttttttttccagtaatttttttattaaaatgatcctTCCTAAATCCAGGCATCTTTCTAgcgtaataataaaaaatttggtatTTCAATTCAGATCTTAAACTCTAACCATCAAATTGTTTCAgtatagttaaattaaattagtattaattttgatttcttgaaatAAGGAAGtggaataaattattaaaacactaaaaacataACCTCTAACTAAATTGATTAACTCAGCAATTAATGGAATCTCAAAGTCTTAATATTATCATTCacaaattgaattattttattgagtTAATTGTTTACTTGTAAATTAGTTTTGTCCACATACAAGAAATTGGACTTCTTAGCTAccattgtaaaatattaagtaGACGCAATCCAATATCaagtattaataaataataacgtGAAGCTATAATTAACTCATCCAACATTCAAACATCACTTTATGCCCAAATTAACTCTCTAACAAACCACAAGTTTTCCATTTTATGattcttcttttcaaatccgaTTTGCACACCAAATACAtatgatgtttatttctttttacttttctgtgtgttgagatatttttagattaatatttCAAACTCACTTTCTtcagaatttgaaatttttaattaatatttttattttcatcatattattaaattcacatttaaaataattataatatttaatttagaattattagttaaaaagtgatataaaatagaagttgtgcacgttaaaaattaattagaatttaaattacatttattaattaaaaaagttgtttttattttttgtattcttCATGTCTATTTGTCAGTCCATGTTTGCGATTCATGGTTGTCTCTCCCAACAATGTTGTCTTCAAGGTTCAAATCTAGGTCCTCCCTTTAAGAATGCAATGTTCCTTACTATTGTACCCAActtgttattatttgaatagaataTAGGGAAAAAAggttgtgataattataattataatttatcattattagttaaaaaattttaacctaaacaaaagttgtactaattttatttttaaataacaattgttctaattttattgatgtaaaatagagttattatttgaatagaattCTAAGCATATtagttattacttaattaatattagagttaattatgttaattagttattattttaaataatattactttgCATAAATTACAAAGTAAAACTACATTAGTTCAAAATACTTTAACTATTATTTGAAAATCttctattataattttgaattgacaagttaatatattttataaaaatattattttatgctaaaacttaaaatcacATGCAACGCATGTGACATTAGAAGCTAATgttactaaaatcataaaaag
The window above is part of the Gossypium raimondii isolate GPD5lz chromosome 9, ASM2569854v1, whole genome shotgun sequence genome. Proteins encoded here:
- the LOC105797947 gene encoding (+)-borneol dehydrogenase 1: YCCFLQWFRLRLAGKVAIITGGASGIGASTACLFHENGAKVVIADIQDNKGEALAKKLGESACYIHCDVTNEDDIRNLTDTAISKHGKLDIMHNNAGILDRTLSTILDITKSEIDQVIGVNLVGALLGAKHAARVMSPQRKGCILFTASACTAIAGLPSGNAYAVSKHGVLGLTKNLAAELGHYGIRVNCISPYGVATPMIAPNETEMRNMEQSLTAMGNLKGEILKPEGLAYAALYLASDEANYVSGVNLVLDGGFSIVNPTIMKAFNLIH